One genomic segment of Candidatus Aminicenantes bacterium includes these proteins:
- a CDS encoding D-glycerate dehydrogenase has product MTHKPVVVLTHHLLPAVQRDLESRWNLILVEGGERNLTQVLPVHHEARGLISFLSEPITLEVIKSAPNLEIIANYAVGYNNIDVEAAIEKGIWVTHTPDVLTAATADQTMALLLAVARRVVEGDRLVRAGGFDGWASDLMLGRELSGAILGIVGMGRIGTAVAQRAQAFGMRVIYHSRSRKPELEKERGYRFVQFAELAESADIISLHLPYSSKVHHLIDQSVLARMKPDAMLINVARGPLVDEAALARRLQEGGIGGAGLDVYEHEPHVNPLLKTLDNVVLAPHSGSATVHTRTQMGRMVEDSVVAALAGNRPPHLVAEWRQREPEPGPRV; this is encoded by the coding sequence ATGACGCATAAACCCGTAGTGGTTCTGACCCACCATCTGCTGCCCGCCGTGCAACGTGACCTGGAATCCCGCTGGAACCTGATCTTGGTGGAAGGCGGAGAACGAAACTTGACCCAGGTGCTTCCCGTCCACCACGAGGCCAGGGGGCTGATCAGCTTCCTTTCCGAGCCGATCACCCTGGAGGTGATCAAGTCCGCGCCGAACCTGGAAATCATCGCCAACTACGCCGTGGGATACAACAATATCGATGTGGAGGCGGCAATTGAAAAAGGCATCTGGGTAACCCACACTCCGGATGTGTTGACCGCGGCTACGGCGGACCAGACCATGGCCCTGCTGCTGGCCGTGGCCAGGCGCGTGGTGGAGGGCGATCGCCTGGTTCGCGCCGGCGGATTTGATGGCTGGGCGTCTGATCTCATGCTGGGCCGGGAATTGAGTGGGGCGATCCTGGGCATCGTGGGCATGGGGCGGATCGGAACCGCCGTGGCGCAGCGGGCGCAAGCGTTCGGAATGCGGGTGATTTATCACTCCCGCAGCCGCAAGCCGGAGTTGGAAAAAGAGCGGGGCTACCGCTTTGTTCAATTTGCCGAACTGGCGGAAAGCGCGGACATCATCAGCCTGCACCTGCCGTATTCCTCCAAGGTTCACCACCTGATCGACCAGTCGGTTCTGGCGCGCATGAAACCGGATGCCATGCTGATCAATGTGGCGCGGGGTCCATTGGTGGATGAGGCGGCGCTGGCCCGGCGCCTGCAAGAGGGCGGCATCGGGGGCGCGGGGCTGGATGTGTATGAGCATGAACCCCACGTCAATCCCTTGTTGAAGACCCTGGACAATGTTGTGCTGGCGCCGCACTCAGGCAGCGCCACCGTGCATACGCGCACGCAGATGGGCCGCATGGTTGAAGACAGTGTGGTTGCCGCATTGGCCGGGAACCGCCCTCCCCACCTGGTGGCGGAATGGCGCCAGAGAGAACCGGAGCCCGGCCCGCGTGTTTGA
- the uvrB gene encoding excinuclease ABC subunit UvrB translates to MLCWRRTQAAPPCIRARRWAAWLKTVWLPHWPGTALPTWWRNGARENRSPARVFELVSPFAATPAQQEAVRGIADAFDRGCKRHVLLGVTGSGKTFTMASLIREMGLPTLVLAPNKTLAAQLYQEFRGFFPRNRVGYFISYYDYYQPEAFVPQRNLYIAKEVSINADLERMRMDAVRGLLESPSTVVVASVSAIYNIGSPDDFFRQRLSFHRKSPLSRDGLISGLVKLGYRRTEGLINTGGLRVRGPAVEVFPTSEEEPLRFIFLQKRLAAIEVFDPVTGEARTELEEVSIFPVSYFHYHGERVQYTVKMVLAELEEREAHFREQNRPDLAERLGERTRFDMEQLAQFGHCAGIENYSLYLSGRNPGDPPFTLLDYFPRPFLTIMDESHITLPQLRGMYAGDRSRKEKLVEFGFRLPSALDNRPLRLEETNARLDRVLYVSATPANEELTAAGGDGVTELLVRPTGLLDPRVEERRVEAPIQDLIKEIRQEVERGYRVLVTTLTKRMAEKLTAYLAEQGIRATYMHSEIKPLDRIRILQQLRSGGVDVLVGINLLREGLDLPEVSLVAVLDADREGFLRSERSLIQTFGRAARNVDGRVLLYMRESTDSIRRAEEETRRRRAFQQEYNQLHGLVPQSIRKAVHDFHDDSWWVNKAATEPEVEIAPGEDVDRRIEELEKEMRRMADALDFVNAARLRDRIRHLKNLRLELF, encoded by the coding sequence ATGTTGTGCTGGCGCCGCACTCAGGCAGCGCCACCGTGCATACGCGCACGCAGATGGGCCGCATGGTTGAAGACAGTGTGGTTGCCGCATTGGCCGGGAACCGCCCTCCCCACCTGGTGGCGGAATGGCGCCAGAGAGAACCGGAGCCCGGCCCGCGTGTTTGAACTCGTTTCCCCTTTTGCGGCCACCCCGGCCCAGCAGGAGGCTGTGCGTGGCATTGCGGATGCATTTGACCGGGGCTGCAAACGCCATGTCCTGTTGGGCGTGACCGGGTCGGGAAAAACCTTTACCATGGCCAGCCTGATCCGGGAGATGGGCCTTCCCACCCTGGTGCTGGCGCCGAACAAAACCCTGGCCGCGCAGCTTTACCAGGAATTTCGCGGGTTTTTTCCGCGAAACCGGGTGGGATACTTTATCAGTTACTACGATTATTACCAGCCGGAAGCCTTTGTGCCCCAACGCAACCTCTACATTGCCAAGGAGGTATCCATCAACGCGGACCTGGAACGAATGCGCATGGATGCGGTCCGCGGACTGCTGGAATCGCCATCTACCGTGGTGGTGGCGTCCGTATCCGCCATCTACAACATCGGTTCCCCGGATGATTTCTTTCGCCAGCGCCTCTCTTTTCATCGCAAATCTCCGCTTTCCCGGGACGGCTTGATCAGTGGGCTGGTAAAGCTGGGTTATCGCAGAACCGAAGGGTTGATCAATACCGGGGGATTGCGAGTGCGGGGGCCGGCGGTCGAGGTGTTTCCCACCAGCGAGGAAGAGCCCCTGCGGTTCATATTTTTACAAAAGAGATTGGCAGCCATCGAAGTCTTTGACCCAGTAACCGGTGAAGCGCGCACGGAGTTGGAGGAAGTCAGCATTTTTCCCGTTTCCTATTTCCACTACCATGGAGAACGCGTCCAATACACGGTTAAAATGGTTTTGGCTGAACTGGAGGAACGAGAAGCCCATTTCCGGGAACAGAATCGCCCGGACTTGGCGGAACGCCTAGGGGAACGGACCCGCTTTGATATGGAACAGTTGGCGCAATTCGGCCATTGCGCGGGGATTGAAAACTATTCACTCTACCTCTCCGGACGCAATCCGGGCGATCCACCATTCACGCTGCTGGACTATTTTCCGCGGCCATTCCTGACCATCATGGATGAATCCCACATTACCCTGCCGCAATTGCGCGGCATGTACGCCGGCGATCGCTCGCGCAAAGAAAAGCTGGTTGAATTCGGTTTCCGCCTGCCCTCCGCCTTGGACAACCGCCCCTTGCGCCTGGAAGAAACCAATGCCCGGTTGGACCGGGTCTTGTACGTATCCGCCACTCCCGCCAACGAGGAGTTAACGGCGGCGGGCGGCGATGGTGTGACTGAATTGCTGGTCCGTCCCACGGGATTGCTGGATCCCCGGGTGGAAGAGCGGCGCGTGGAAGCGCCGATCCAGGACCTGATAAAGGAAATCCGCCAAGAGGTGGAGCGGGGCTACCGGGTGCTGGTGACTACGCTGACCAAGCGCATGGCTGAGAAACTCACCGCGTACCTGGCTGAGCAGGGGATTCGGGCAACCTACATGCACTCAGAGATCAAGCCCCTGGATCGCATTCGCATCCTGCAGCAGTTGCGCAGCGGAGGCGTGGATGTGCTGGTGGGCATCAACCTGTTACGGGAAGGTCTGGATCTGCCGGAGGTATCATTGGTGGCCGTGCTGGACGCGGACCGGGAGGGGTTTCTGCGCTCCGAACGCTCCCTGATTCAGACCTTCGGGCGAGCCGCCCGCAACGTGGACGGCCGGGTGCTTTTGTACATGCGCGAATCAACCGACTCCATTCGCCGCGCGGAGGAGGAAACACGTCGTCGACGCGCTTTCCAGCAAGAGTACAATCAACTTCACGGCCTGGTTCCGCAAAGCATTCGCAAGGCGGTGCACGATTTTCACGATGATTCATGGTGGGTGAACAAAGCCGCAACTGAACCCGAAGTGGAAATCGCGCCCGGTGAGGATGTGGACCGGCGCATCGAGGAGTTGGAAAAAGAGATGCGCCGTATGGCGGACGCTTTGGACTTTGTGAATGCCGCCAGGCTGCGCGACCGCATCCGCCACCTCAAAAACCTGCGCCTTGAACTGTTTTAA
- a CDS encoding DUF362 domain-containing protein → MPGATKAFPLKRWTRHSSVQSPTLSRVAVIPCTDYSPDLVSRAVHEGLNALGGMAQFAAPGEKILLKPNLLAGDPPERAVTVHPEVFGAVAREFQNAGAQVTYGDSPARGRTERIALVAGISPVADALGIPLADFRRGETRSLKGPLSSQTVRLAHGVLAADGMVGISKMKTHGLTGITGAIKNQFGTIPGLQKSELHLRYPDVYRFSELLAAVLLLAPPRLYVMDAITAMEGNGPRGGNPRHMGVLLFSSDAVALDTVFCRLIHLNPEHVPFLEAAHKAGIGNLRMDRIQISGSDPDSLACKDFQVPRRPPPRFLTSTYVPRFLREWVTPRPVIDASRCRNCGACVAQCPVTPRALDWPGEDGPETLPVFHYERCIRCYCCQEICPEKAIYIHVPPMARILYRK, encoded by the coding sequence AAGCCTTCCCTCTCAAGCGGTGGACGAGGCATTCTAGCGTGCAGTCCCCGACGCTGTCCCGGGTGGCGGTGATCCCCTGTACCGACTATTCCCCGGACCTTGTATCCAGGGCGGTGCACGAGGGGCTGAACGCCCTGGGCGGAATGGCACAATTTGCCGCTCCCGGCGAAAAAATCCTGCTCAAGCCCAACCTTCTGGCCGGGGATCCGCCTGAACGGGCGGTAACCGTTCATCCCGAGGTCTTTGGCGCCGTGGCGCGGGAGTTCCAGAACGCCGGAGCACAGGTCACTTACGGTGACTCCCCGGCCCGGGGACGCACGGAGCGCATCGCCCTGGTGGCGGGAATTTCCCCGGTTGCGGACGCCCTGGGCATTCCCCTGGCCGACTTTCGCCGCGGAGAAACCCGCTCCCTGAAAGGTCCCCTGTCCAGCCAAACAGTGCGCCTGGCCCACGGGGTGCTGGCCGCTGACGGCATGGTCGGGATATCAAAAATGAAAACCCACGGATTGACGGGTATTACGGGAGCGATCAAGAACCAGTTCGGAACCATCCCGGGACTTCAAAAAAGTGAATTACACCTGCGCTATCCCGATGTCTATCGATTTTCGGAACTTCTGGCCGCCGTTCTCCTTCTGGCCCCTCCCCGCCTGTATGTCATGGACGCCATTACGGCCATGGAAGGAAACGGTCCCAGGGGAGGCAATCCACGTCACATGGGCGTTTTGCTCTTCTCAAGCGATGCCGTTGCGCTGGACACGGTGTTCTGCCGGCTCATCCACTTGAACCCGGAGCATGTGCCATTCCTGGAAGCGGCCCACAAGGCCGGAATCGGCAACCTGCGCATGGATCGCATCCAGATATCGGGAAGTGATCCGGATTCACTCGCCTGCAAAGACTTCCAGGTGCCGCGGCGTCCTCCGCCGCGCTTTCTGACTTCCACCTACGTGCCTCGCTTTCTGCGTGAGTGGGTGACTCCCCGCCCGGTGATCGATGCTTCCCGCTGCCGCAACTGCGGAGCCTGCGTGGCCCAATGCCCCGTAACCCCCCGGGCATTGGACTGGCCGGGTGAAGACGGACCGGAAACATTGCCGGTCTTCCACTATGAACGTTGCATCCGCTGCTATTGCTGCCAGGAAATCTGCCCGGAAAAGGCCATCTACATTCACGTACCCCCAATGGCAAGGATCTTGTACAGAAAATAA
- a CDS encoding carboxymuconolactone decarboxylase family protein: MTDYSEFTRFRRQMNERILESGNLEIKRFFALDERVYAPGLLDHATKEMIGLAASMVLRCDDCVRYHLIQCRQAGIEIKALFEVFSVALIVGGSIVIPQLRRAVDFLEELENKKS, translated from the coding sequence ATGACCGATTACAGTGAATTCACCCGTTTTCGCCGCCAGATGAATGAACGCATCCTCGAATCGGGAAATCTTGAAATAAAGAGGTTTTTTGCCCTGGACGAGAGGGTGTATGCCCCGGGATTGCTGGATCATGCCACGAAAGAGATGATCGGCCTGGCCGCGTCCATGGTGTTGCGTTGTGATGATTGCGTTCGTTATCACCTGATCCAGTGCCGCCAGGCCGGGATAGAGATCAAGGCGCTCTTCGAAGTGTTCTCCGTGGCCCTGATCGTGGGCGGGTCGATCGTGATTCCCCAACTGCGAAGGGCGGTGGACTTTCTGGAAGAATTGGAAAACAAAAAAAGTTGA